In one window of Acanthochromis polyacanthus isolate Apoly-LR-REF ecotype Palm Island chromosome 8, KAUST_Apoly_ChrSc, whole genome shotgun sequence DNA:
- the slc45a3 gene encoding solute carrier family 45 member 3, with amino-acid sequence MPGWRSQWRLVLLNSLTCGLEICVAAGITYVPPLLLEAGVEERYMTMVLGIGPVLGLLFIPLIGSASDHCNSSYGRRRPFIWLLSLGVLLALLIIPNADVLAEFFAWGGRTLQVGFLILGVGLLDFCGQVCFTPLEALLSDLYRDEEDQAFAMFSFMVSLGGCVGYLLPALDWSRGLLSVYLGGQAECLFSLLILIFISSVLITMKVSEEPSCSSNSSAGSGSLLESGSGPLEAGRCGVPRSCCYLLRCKMRLLKSGPLLCLLRTCWSMTPTIYRSYCHVPQVMRQLCVAQLCSWMAIMSFMLFYTDFVGEGLYEGVPSAPPGSLSRQRYDEGIRMGSLGLFLQCATSTVFSLVMSRLVRQFGSRWVYLSSMVSFTASALVICLSKSVVLVTVMAALTGYAYATLQTLPYTLTCHYHKEKEVYMPKRITKSIYKNGVTAKRDSVYLTAVEEEGGLNLNPYQHAFFSQDYEFNPSPQNQNGSSHSSSEPDEAELGYEKRGVGLDFAILDSTFLLSQVFPTLFMGMIVQFTQSVTAYIACSAIFGAVAIYLAGQIVFDQKELRS; translated from the exons ATGCCTGGATGGAGGTCTCAGTGGCGTCTCGTCCTGCTGAACTCCCTGACCTGTGGCCTGGAGATCTGTGTGGCAGCTGGGATCACATACGTTCCCCCGCTGCTGCTGGAGGCCGGAGTGGAGGAGCGCTACATGACCATGGTGCTAG GTATCGGCCCAGTGCTCGGCCTCTTGTTCATCCCTCTGATTGGCTCGGCAAGTGACCACTGCAACAGCAGTTATGGCCGGAGGCGGCCTTTCATCTGGCTGCTGTCTCTGGGAGTCCTCCTGGCTCTTCTCATCATCCCCAACGCTGACGTCCTGGCAGAGTTCTTTGCCTGGGGTGGCCGTACCTTGCAG GTGGGCTTCCTGATCCTGGGTGTGGGGCTCCTGGACTTCTGTGGACAGGTGTGCTTCACTCCGTTGGAGGCTCTTCTGTCAGACCTGTACCGGGACGAGGAGGACCAAGCCTTCGCAATGTTCTCCTTCATGGTCAGTCTGGGAGGCTGCGTCGGTTATCTGCTGCCTGCTCTGGACTGGAGTCGCGGTCTGCTCTCCGTTTACCTGGGAGGCCAGGCCGAGTgcctcttctccctcctcatcctcatcttcatctccAGCGTGCTGATCACCATGAAGGTGTCGGAGGAACCCTCGTGCTCCAGCAACAGCTCGGCAGGATCCGGATCTTTACTGGAGTCAGGCTCCGGGCCGCTGGAGGCCGGCCGGTGCGGTGTTCCGCGCTCCTGCTGCTACCTGCTCAGGTGTAAGATGAGGCTGCTGAAGTCTGGACCCCTGCTGTGCCTCCTGAGGACATGCTGGTCCATGACCCCGACCATCTACAGGAGCTACTGCCACGTCCCACAGGTGATGAGGCAGCTGTGCGTGGCTCAGCTCTGCAGCTGGATGGCCATCATGTCCTTCATGCTCTTCTACACAGACTTCGTGGGGGAAGGTCTGTACGAGGGCGTTCCCAGCGCTCCACCAGGAAGTCTGTCCAGGCAGAGATATGATGAAG GAATCCGTATGGGCAGTCTGGGTCTGTTCCTGCAGTGTGCTACCTCAACCGTCTTCTCTCTGGTCATGAGCCGTCTGGTTCGTCAATTTGGGTCCCGGTGGGTCTACCTGAGCAGCATGGTGAGCTTCACGGCCTCGGCTTTGGTCATCTGCCTGTCCAAAAGCGTGGTCCTGGTCACTGTGATGGCAGCTCTGACCGGCTATGCGTACGCAACGCTCCAGACGCTGCCTTACACTCTGACCTGCCACTACCACAAGGAGAAGGAG gTCTACATGCCAAAAAGGATAACCAAAAGCATCTATAAAAATGGTGTAACAGCCAAGCGAGACTCTGTGTATCTGACTGCAGTagaagaggagggaggactGAACCTCAACCCCTACCAGCATGCCTTCTTCAGCCAGGACTATGAGTTCAATCCCAGCCCTCAGAACCAGAACGGTTCGTCTCACAGCTCCTCTGAGCCAGACGAGGCCGAGCTGGGCTACGAGAAACGTGGTGTTGGTCTGGACTTCGCCATCTTAGACAGTACCTTCCTCCTGTCTCAGGTCTTCCCTACCCTCTTCATGGGCATGATCGTTCAGTTCACTCAGTCCGTCACAGCCTACATCGCCTGCTCTGCCATCTTTGGAGCCGTCGCCATCTACCTGGCCGGCCAGATTGTCTTTGACCAGAAGGAGCTCAGAAGCTGA